The nucleotide window GGAATTTAACCTGAGGGCAGGAGTGGAAAATATTCCATCAGCCGTTGGTTTTGCAAAAGCTGTAGAACTCGTAACCGAAGAGGAAAACAAAAGGCTCAAAGCAATGAGAGATCGCATAATCGATAAAGCACTCTCTGAGATTCCGGAAGTTACCCTCAACGGGAGTCGGGAAAAACGTCTACCTCAGAATGCAAACCTGACTTTTCACTATGTAGAAGGCGAATCCGTAACTTTGCACATGGATATGAGAGGTTTTGCAGTAAGTACGGGTTCAGCCTGTTTCAGTCGTTCCCTTGAAGCTAGCCATGTAATCAGGGGTATAGGAGGAGATCACGAAAGAGCTCATGGCTCAGTACGCTTTACCTTCGGGCGCTATAATCATATTGAGGATACCGATGCAGCAATTGAAGCGATGAGCGAAATCGTGGCAAGGCTCAGGGAAATAAGCCCTCTTGCAAGGAAATGAGTGGAAATAGATGGAAAGCGCACGAAAGGAAGCAGGCTATAGATATTTTAGACGATTTAGTCATTTTAAACGGTTTAATCATTTTAAACGGTTTAGTCATTTTAGACAATTTAAGCATTCTAAACAAAGAAATAGAATATTAGAGAGAAAGAGAGAGTGAGATAATGAAGTTTCCTTACAGTCAAAAAGTGCTGGAGCATTTTAAGAACCCGCACAATGTCGGGCAGATCGAAAATCCTGACGGAAAAGGCCTCGAAGGAAGCCCGGCTTGCGGAGACATGGTAGCGGTTTACATTAAGGTCAACCCAGACACCAAGGTTATTGAGGATATAAAATTCGAATCTTACGGCTGTGCATCAAATATTGCTACTGCTTCGATTATAACAGATCTTGCACGTGGAAAAACTCTCGATGAAGCAAAGAAAATAACATGGAAACAGGCTTCGGAAGAACTTGGGGGACTTCCTCCGATTAAAGCCCACTGCTCAGTACTTGCAGTTGAGGGCCTGCGGGCTGCAATCAGAGATTATGAGGAAAAACACGGGCTTATAACCGAGAAAGAGCCTACTACCGAAGAGGTTATCAGAAGCAGGTTAAAACACGTTATGAACCCTCTGACCGGTCTTGACATAATTCGTACAAACCTGATCCTGAAAACGAGCATTGAAAATGGAGTTGTGAGGGTAGTTGTAGACCTGCCTGCAAACCATCAGTTTGCTCCAGCAATAAAAGAGGATATTATGGAAAAACTGGGATCTTTGTGGGATGTCGAAAGGGTTGATGTAATATTTACAGCCTGAATCTTATATTTAAAGCCCGAATCTTATATTTAAAGCCCGAATCTTATATTTACAGCCTGGTTTTTACGGTCTGCTCTCAGATGAAATCTGGTCTAAAGATCTAGAAAAATGAAGAGAGGAGAGTATTTTCTCCTCTCAAATGAGTTTAGCTCAAACAAGTTCAAGCTGGAACCTGTTCCTTATTCTCTCTGTTCCAATGTCGGTGGTTTGCAATCGCAGTAGTGAAGGATTTGCTAAAAGAACTCCGATCTCCTTTACTAACATCAGTCACGACACCTTTATCGGAAATTAATGGAATATCTTTGTCAGCCGACTCTTGCCCTGCAAATTGTATATCGGGAAGGTTTGCAGCTTTGAGTAACTCAACTCCCTCACCGGTTGCTCCCAGAGGCTTGCAATGCCTGAATGCTTCATTAACGAAATGTATAGCATCTCCCTGCATCTTCAGAGTCTCTACATTCTCTTTTCCTCCAGGAATGTATACGGCATCATACAATACCGACGCTGTGGTGACATAGCTTTTATCAACCTCGAGTTCCTCCCCGCTTGAACTCTTTAACATTCCCTGGTGTTTAGAGATAATATAGGCTTTTGCTCCGCCAGCCTCTAAAGCCTGCATTACCTCACTGACATCTTTATGATCATATCCATCTGCAACAAGGATAGCAACTTTTCTGGTTTTAATAGTGTTCTTCACGGTGTGTTCCGAACGCTCCTGGCTTACGTTCGGAGATTCTTTCGTGACCGATGACCCTCCTTTCTGATCGGGGGCAGGGACACCTATTCCTTTTGCGATCTCGATTGCAAGATCTCCGTCTACATTATTGAACATATCAACAATTGCTTTTCGTATACTCTTATCCTCTACTTTCCCTATTTCAAAATGGAATGCGTCTATGATATGTTTCTTTTCAGGCTCCGACATACTATTCCAGAACAATTTGGCCTGACTGTAAAAGTCTTTGAACTTCTCACTGCGAGCACGGATCTTTCTACCCTCTACTTTTTCCATATAATGGACATATCCGCCTTCTTTGGCGGAGGCCGGCCGTGGAAGGTTTTCCCCTA belongs to Methanosarcina barkeri 3 and includes:
- a CDS encoding iron-sulfur cluster assembly scaffold protein produces the protein MKFPYSQKVLEHFKNPHNVGQIENPDGKGLEGSPACGDMVAVYIKVNPDTKVIEDIKFESYGCASNIATASIITDLARGKTLDEAKKITWKQASEELGGLPPIKAHCSVLAVEGLRAAIRDYEEKHGLITEKEPTTEEVIRSRLKHVMNPLTGLDIIRTNLILKTSIENGVVRVVVDLPANHQFAPAIKEDIMEKLGSLWDVERVDVIFTA